Part of the Geoalkalibacter ferrihydriticus DSM 17813 genome is shown below.
GCCGATGGAGTGCATGCAAGGGATGAAATCGCCATTGCCGAGTACGTCGAGCACCGCCTTGCCCATGCGCGCCATGATGCGCATGTTGACGGCCACATAAGGCGAGTCGGAGATTTCCACGCCGATCTTGGCGATGGGGGAGCCCAGCGGGCCCATGCTGAAGGGGATGATGTACATGGTCCGCCCCTTCATGCAGCCCTTGAACAGGCCGTGGAGCTTTTCCTTCATCTCCTTGGGAGGCATCCAGTTGTTGGTTGGGCCGGCGTCGTTCTTGGAGATGCTGCAGATGAAGGTGCGGTCTTCCACCCGTGCCACGTCGATGGGGTCCGACCAGGCGAGATAGCTGTTGGGGCGTTTTTCCTGATTGAGCTTGCGAAAGGTGCCGGCCTTGACCAGCAGATCGCAGAAGTTGTCGTATTCCTCCTGAGAGCCGTCGCACCAGTGGATCTGGTCGGGTTCGCACAGGGCGGCCATTTCGTCCACCCATTTCAGCAGCTTCTCGTTTCTAGGCACCTCATAGCTCATGCGATTGGTCTCCTCCGTTAGGGTTGCATCAACATGGTTCGCATTGTGCGCATGGTGGATGGGGTTCCAAGCCCTGCTGCGTCGCGCGTGAAAGCTCCCAAAGGGCGCGGCGGGACGAGGTCAAGCCTTGCTCCCAATTAAAAATTTAACTATACAATAAAATACCCTGTTTTAAAGTACAAAGGATTTCGCTCGAAATCGTCGCGCGTCATCTGGATCCGCTCGTTTTCTCTGTATTATAACGCGGAAATTTTTGGTTTTCGGGTGCCCGAGGGGTAAGAAAACCGTCAAAAGGGCTCTTTTTTCTTTTTTATTGTGAATAAATCTGCTAAAGGAATGCTTTTCGCGAAGACCGCTGGGTGGCACGGGACGAATCCAACAATCCATCTGACCAATCCATTTCTCAAGACAAAGGTGATGTTTATGATTCAGGCGAAGGATTTGGGCTTAAGCAGCGTGGGCAAAGTGTATCGCAACCTGAGCTACGATGAGCTGTTCGAGCAGGAGGTTCAGAACCAAGAAGGTCGTATCTCGGCCAACGGGACCGTAATGATCGATACGGGTAAGTTCACCGGTCGCTCACCCAAGGACAAGTATTTCGTCCACCAGCAGCCTTCTTTTGAGAATATCACCTGGGGCAGGGTCAATCAGGCCATGGCCCCGGAAGTCTTCGACGAACTCTATGCCGAGGTCATCGATTATCTCTCGGGCAAGGATCTCTACGTCACCGATGGTTTCTGCGGTTCCAATGAAAAAACCCGCAGGTCGGTACGCTTCGTCACTGAATTCGCCTGGCAGTCGCATTTCGTCAAAAACATGTTCATTCGCCCCGACGCGGAGGCGCTCAAGAATTTTGCGCCCAATTTCACCGTCTACAATGCCTGTAGTCTCTCCAACAAAAACTGGGAGCGCCACGGCCTCAACTCCGAGGTCTTCGTCGTCTTCAATATCGAGAAGAACGTCGCCATCATCGGCGGCACCTGGTACGGCGGTGAGATGAAAAAAGGCATCTTCACCATGATGAATTACTGGCTGCCGCTGCAGGGCATCCTCTCCATGCACTGCTCGGCCAATGTCGGCAAGGACGGCGATGTCTGCCTGTTCTTCGGCCTCTCCGGAACAGGCAAGACGACCCTGTCCACCGACGCGGCGCGCAAGCTCATTGGCGACGACGAGCACGGCTGGGACGATGACGGGATTTTTAATTTCGAGGGCGGCTGCTATGCCAAGTGCATCAACCTCTCGGCGGAGAACGAGCCGGAGATCTACAATGCCATCCAGCGCAATGCGCTGCTGGAAAACGTGATGGCCAATGACGACGGCATCATCGATTTCGATGACCGCAGCAAGACCGAGAACACCCGCGTCTCCTATCCCATCGAGCACATTGAGAACCACGAGGCGAGCCTCAAGGCCGCTCATCCCAAAAACATCATTTTCCTGACCTGCGATGCCTTTGGCGTGCTGCCGCCGGTCTCCAAGCTCACCAAAGAGCAGGCCATGTACTACTTTCTTTCGGGTTACACCGCCAAGGTGGCCGGCACCGAGCGCGGCGTGACCGAGCCCCAGGCGACCTTCTCGGCCTGTTTCGGCGAGGCGTTTCTGCCCCTGCATCCCACGGTTTACGCCAAGCTGCTCGGCGAGAAGATGGAGAAGCACGGCGTCAATGCCTATCTGGTCAATACCGGCTGGGCGGGCGGCGGCTACAACGAGGGCAAGCGCATGAGTATCAAAGCCACGCGCGCCTGTATCAACGCGATTCTCGACGGCAGCATCGAGAAGGTTGAATTCGACCGCACCCGCTGGTTCCGCCTGCACATTCCCAAAACCTTGCCGGGCGTCGATGCCAAACTGCTCAACCCGCGCAATGCCTGGTCCGATCCTCTGGAATTCGACAAGACCGCGCACAAGCTGGCGGGCATGTTCATCGAAAACTTCAAGAAGTACATCAAGGACGGCGACGATTTCGATTTCACCGCCGCCGGACCGCAGGTTTAGGCATCTCCAAAAAAAACAGGCTCCAAATGCAAAGGGCGACTCCGCGGAGTCGCCCTTTGCATTTTATTTCTTGCCCGCCCCCGGCAGCAGGGTCAGGCCGAGAATCCGTTCGACAAAGCCGTTGTGCTTAACATCCCGGCGTTCTTCGCCGGGATGCAGACCGGTGACGGCCAGGCGCCCGACCAGGGCGCGTCCTTCCTTGCCCCACAGGTTTTTCGTCGGGACACCCCAGAGATTGTGCAGCAGCAGCGGCTCGCCGCTGCTCGAATCGCTCCCGAGGTACAGGGCGGTGTGGCCGCGCAGCCAGATCAGAGTGTAGAAGGGAACGCCCTCGCGCAGCAGGGCGGCGCGTTTTTCGTCGGGCGAGAGGTTTTGCAGGTCGATAAATTCACCGGCCTTGGCCTGGGCGCCGGAATTGCGCGGCAACCACACGCCGAAAGGGGTGAACAGGTCGCGCAGGAAGGCCGAGCAATCGCGGTTTTCGTACATGCCGCCCCAACCGTAGAGCTGTCCGGACATGGCGTCGGCGATTGCGGCGATGCGCCGAGGAGTCAGGGGCAGGGGTTTTGCGGCGGCGAACTGAGGCGCAACCAAAGCGGTGCGCGCCTGCGCCTGGCCGTCGGCGTCGCGTACCGGCACCCGCAGGAAAAGGCCGTTCTGGTCCTCGCCGATGAGGGGAAATAGGGCTCCGATGTGCGTCTGCACGAGAAAGGTGCCCTGCGCGTCGCGCAGGCTCAGGTCGTCAGCCAGCAGAGCTGCATGGCGGCCGGTTACATAGTTTCGGCGGAAATCCTCATCCGCCCAGGCCAGATCCAGGGCCGGCAGCCAGCCCGAAGCCAGGCCCGCTTCGGCAAAATACCAGGCGCCGTCGGCGCTGACATGGGTCACCAGCAGTGGCGTACCGGCCCACAGGGCCGAATTCTGAAAATAGTCGAACGGATAGCCTTCACCGGCTTGGGCGGGATCAAGAAAAAAGGGGCGGGCCGTCGGGAAGGCGCGCAAATCGGTGTTGCGCACGGTGATGGCCGGCTGCGCGAGGCTCGGGTAGGTTTCCTGATTAAGGGATGCGACCAACTCCTGCCAACGCGCGGGTGCGAGGGGCTGGAGGTTCTCAGCATAACCTTGGCGCTTGCCGTAGGAGGTCAGTCCCCAGAAAGCCTCGGCGGCGGACAGTCGCGGCCGCTCCTGCCGCCAGGGGGCGAAGAGGCGCTGGTCGAAATCGGCGTCCAGATCCTGGCGGACGGCGTCGGAAAGAAGGGGTGTGTCGCTGGTTGCTTTATCGAGGTGGGCCGCGACGATTTGCGGATAACGCTCAAGGTCGGCAATGCCTGGTGGGTGCGGGGCGCAGGCAGTGAAAAGCAGAAGCAGGGAGAAGTAAAAAAATCTCAGACAAACGGCCATGTTAGATACTCGAGCGGAAAAAGTGGGGCCAGGTTTTCAGCTTAGCAGAAGCCGGGCCTGGGTGAAAGTTTGGATTGTTCTTTGATCTTTTTTAGGTGTTACTTTTTTTGGTTGCTCTTTTTCCCCCTGGACTGCGAGACTGGCAAGATCATGAACAAAGATGCGGAAAAATGGAATGAGCGCTGGCAGGAGCGCGCCCAAAGTCCCTGGGTGCCCGACCCCTGGCTGCTGCGGATTTTGCCCCTGCTGCCCGGCGGGCGGCTGCTCGATGTGGCCTGTGGCCGCGGGCGCAACGCCCTGTTTCTGGCGGAAAAGGGTTATGCGGTGACGGCAGTGGATATCGCCGCCGAAGGACTGATGCAATTGCGCGACGAGGCGCGGCGGCGCGGCCATGCCCTGGAGGTCCGGCACTGCGATCTCGAAACCCTGCCGGATCTGGGTCGCGAGGTCTTCGACGTGGTGCTGGACTTTTTCTTTCTGCAGCGATCGCTGTTGCCGGCGTTGCAGGCGGCGGTGCGCCCCGGCGGTGTCGGGGTGGTGCGCACCTTCAGTCGCGCCGGTGATTTTCCCGGCGAGGCGCCCAACGCCGATTTCGTTCTGGAACCGGGCGAATTGCCGCGGATTTTTGCCGGCTGGGAAGTGCTGCTGCACGAGGAAGGGCTCGAGCCCTCGAGCAAGGGCGGCAGTCTCGCCGGTATCGTCGCGCGCAAACCTCTTCCCTGACAGTCCCATGTGCCTGATTGTTCTTGCCATCGATTCGCGCCCCGACCTGCCTCTGATCCTGGCCGCCAACCGAGATGAATTTTATAGGCGGCCTACGGCGGCGGCGGAATTCTGGGATGATGACCCCCAGATTCTCGCCGGCCGCGATCTGCAGGCGGGCGGCACCTGGCTCGGCGTGACCCGCGCTGGGCGCTGGGCGGCCGTGACCAATGTGCGCAATCCCCAGGATATGAAACCCGGCCGCCGCTCGCGGGGACGGCTGGTGCGCGATTTCTTGCGCGGCACGCTCGCGCCTGGTTGCTTCCTGCGCAAGCTGGCCCCGGAGGCGGCCTCGTTTCCCGGCTTCAATCTGCTGCTGGGTAGCGCTGCGCAAGCCTGGTATTTTTCCAACCGCAATAGCTGTGCACCGCGCCGCCTGGAAGAGGGGATTTACGGACTGAGCAACGCCCGGCTCGATACGCCCTGGCCCAAGGTTCGAGGAGCGCGCGCGGATCTCGAGGCTCTGCTCGCGGCGCAACGCCCTCCCGCGGCCGTGGACTTGTTCGCATTGCTTGCCGACGAGCGGCGTCCTGCCGACCACGAGCTGCCCGACACCGGCGTTGGACTTGACTGGGAACGCACCCTTGGATCGCGTTTCATACGCAGCGCCGATTACGGCACGCGTTGTTCGACGTTGCTGCGTCTGGATCGGGATGGTTTCCTTGATTTTCGCGAGCGCAGCTTCAATGCCGGCAGGGTCGTGATGGAGCACGGTTTTTCCTGGCATTTGTCTTGAGTTGCTCCCTGGTGTCTGGACACCTGCGCTGTTTCTCGGGTATGGTGCGGAGACTTTCGCCCGCCTTGACAGCGGGCGAACAGAGATTAACTTAAACAACGATCCGCCTCTGAGAGCGGGTCGTCAAATTGTCGATTTATTGCGGCTTCCGGGCCGCCTGGAGGATACTTTTGGACAACCCTGTACCCCAAGACCTGATTATTCCCGAGACCCTGCCCCTGTTGCCGGTGCGCGACGTGGTGGTTTTTCCTTACATGATTCTGCCCCTGTTCGTCGGGCGCGACAAATCCGTTGCCGCCGTGGAGGCGGCCCTGGCTGGTGATCGCCTGATCATGCTTGCCGCGCAGAAAGAATTCGGCGAGGAAGAACCCAGCACGGAAGATATCTATCCCGTGGGCACCGTCGCCATGATCATGCGCATGCTCAAGATGCCCGACGGGCGCGTGAAGATTCTCGTGCAGGGGCTGGCCAAGGCACGCCTTACCGGTTTTGCCGCAGAGGAGCCTTATTTCAAGGTCCATGTCGAGCGGTTGCACGAACCGCTGATCGACCCGGCGCTGGAAGTCGAGGCGCTGATGCGCACCGTACGCAACCAACTCGGGCAGGCGGTGAGCCTCGGCAAGGGCATCTCGCCCGAGGTGCTGGTGGTGGTGGAGAACATGGAGGACGCGGGCTCCCTCGCCGATGTAATTGCGAGCAATGTCGGCCTCAAGGTCGCCGAAGCCCAGGAGGTCATCGAAATCCTCGATCCTCTGGAACGACTGCGGCGCGTCAAGGATATCCTGGCGCGCGAACTTGAACTGCTCTCCATGCAGGCCGACATCCAGACTCAGGCCAAGGAAGAGATGGGCAAGAGCCAGCGCGAGTATTTTTTGCGCGAGCAGTTGCGGGCCATTCAGGGCGAGTTGGGCGATGCCGATCCGCGCGCCCAGGATGTCGCCGAACTGCGTGAGAAACTGGAAAAAGCCGGACTGCCCAAGGAGGCCCGCGAAGAGGCCGACAAGCAGTTGCGGCGCCTGGAAACCATGCACGCCGAGTCGGCTGAATATTCCATGCAGCGCACCTATCTCGACTGGCTGGTGGAGTTGCCCTGGAAGAAAACCACCCGTGACAATCTCAACCTTGCCAAAGCCCATCAGGTGCTCGATGAGGATCATTACAACCTGGAGAAGATCAAAGAGCGCATCCTGGAATTTCTCGCCGTGCGCAAGCTCAAAAAAGAGATGAAGGGGCCGATCCTGTGTTTTGTCGGCCCGCCCGGTGTGGGCAAGACCAGTCTGGGTAAATCCATCGCCCGCGCCCTGGGACGCAAGTTCGTGCGCATCTCATTGGGCGGCATGCGCGATGAGGCGGAAATCCGCGGCCATCGTCGCACCTATGTGGGTGCGCTGCCCGGGCGCATCATCCAGGGCCTCAAGCAGGCCGGTACCAACAATCCGGTGTTCATGCTCGATGAGATCGACAAGCTGGGCATGGATTTTCGCGGCGATCCCTCGTCGGCCCTGCTCGAAGTTCTGGATCCCGAGCAGAATCATGCCTTTTCCGACCACTACATCAATCTGGCCTTCGACCTGTCCAACGTGATGTTTATTGCCACCGCCAACATCATGGATCCGGTGCCCTCGGCGCTCAAGGACCGCATGGAGGTGATCCGCCTGTCGGGCTACACCGCCGAGGAAAAGCAGCATATCGCCGAGCGCTACCTGATTCCGCGCCAACGCGAGGCCAACGGACTCAAGGACAATCAGATCCATTTTTCCAGGCCGGCCCTGTTGCGCCTGATCACCG
Proteins encoded:
- the pckA gene encoding phosphoenolpyruvate carboxykinase (ATP), producing the protein MFMIQAKDLGLSSVGKVYRNLSYDELFEQEVQNQEGRISANGTVMIDTGKFTGRSPKDKYFVHQQPSFENITWGRVNQAMAPEVFDELYAEVIDYLSGKDLYVTDGFCGSNEKTRRSVRFVTEFAWQSHFVKNMFIRPDAEALKNFAPNFTVYNACSLSNKNWERHGLNSEVFVVFNIEKNVAIIGGTWYGGEMKKGIFTMMNYWLPLQGILSMHCSANVGKDGDVCLFFGLSGTGKTTLSTDAARKLIGDDEHGWDDDGIFNFEGGCYAKCINLSAENEPEIYNAIQRNALLENVMANDDGIIDFDDRSKTENTRVSYPIEHIENHEASLKAAHPKNIIFLTCDAFGVLPPVSKLTKEQAMYYFLSGYTAKVAGTERGVTEPQATFSACFGEAFLPLHPTVYAKLLGEKMEKHGVNAYLVNTGWAGGGYNEGKRMSIKATRACINAILDGSIEKVEFDRTRWFRLHIPKTLPGVDAKLLNPRNAWSDPLEFDKTAHKLAGMFIENFKKYIKDGDDFDFTAAGPQV
- a CDS encoding NlpC/P60 family N-terminal domain-containing protein; its protein translation is MAVCLRFFYFSLLLLFTACAPHPPGIADLERYPQIVAAHLDKATSDTPLLSDAVRQDLDADFDQRLFAPWRQERPRLSAAEAFWGLTSYGKRQGYAENLQPLAPARWQELVASLNQETYPSLAQPAITVRNTDLRAFPTARPFFLDPAQAGEGYPFDYFQNSALWAGTPLLVTHVSADGAWYFAEAGLASGWLPALDLAWADEDFRRNYVTGRHAALLADDLSLRDAQGTFLVQTHIGALFPLIGEDQNGLFLRVPVRDADGQAQARTALVAPQFAAAKPLPLTPRRIAAIADAMSGQLYGWGGMYENRDCSAFLRDLFTPFGVWLPRNSGAQAKAGEFIDLQNLSPDEKRAALLREGVPFYTLIWLRGHTALYLGSDSSSGEPLLLHNLWGVPTKNLWGKEGRALVGRLAVTGLHPGEERRDVKHNGFVERILGLTLLPGAGKK
- a CDS encoding class I SAM-dependent methyltransferase, with product MNKDAEKWNERWQERAQSPWVPDPWLLRILPLLPGGRLLDVACGRGRNALFLAEKGYAVTAVDIAAEGLMQLRDEARRRGHALEVRHCDLETLPDLGREVFDVVLDFFFLQRSLLPALQAAVRPGGVGVVRTFSRAGDFPGEAPNADFVLEPGELPRIFAGWEVLLHEEGLEPSSKGGSLAGIVARKPLP
- a CDS encoding NRDE family protein; its protein translation is MCLIVLAIDSRPDLPLILAANRDEFYRRPTAAAEFWDDDPQILAGRDLQAGGTWLGVTRAGRWAAVTNVRNPQDMKPGRRSRGRLVRDFLRGTLAPGCFLRKLAPEAASFPGFNLLLGSAAQAWYFSNRNSCAPRRLEEGIYGLSNARLDTPWPKVRGARADLEALLAAQRPPAAVDLFALLADERRPADHELPDTGVGLDWERTLGSRFIRSADYGTRCSTLLRLDRDGFLDFRERSFNAGRVVMEHGFSWHLS
- the lon gene encoding endopeptidase La; amino-acid sequence: MDNPVPQDLIIPETLPLLPVRDVVVFPYMILPLFVGRDKSVAAVEAALAGDRLIMLAAQKEFGEEEPSTEDIYPVGTVAMIMRMLKMPDGRVKILVQGLAKARLTGFAAEEPYFKVHVERLHEPLIDPALEVEALMRTVRNQLGQAVSLGKGISPEVLVVVENMEDAGSLADVIASNVGLKVAEAQEVIEILDPLERLRRVKDILARELELLSMQADIQTQAKEEMGKSQREYFLREQLRAIQGELGDADPRAQDVAELREKLEKAGLPKEAREEADKQLRRLETMHAESAEYSMQRTYLDWLVELPWKKTTRDNLNLAKAHQVLDEDHYNLEKIKERILEFLAVRKLKKEMKGPILCFVGPPGVGKTSLGKSIARALGRKFVRISLGGMRDEAEIRGHRRTYVGALPGRIIQGLKQAGTNNPVFMLDEIDKLGMDFRGDPSSALLEVLDPEQNHAFSDHYINLAFDLSNVMFIATANIMDPVPSALKDRMEVIRLSGYTAEEKQHIAERYLIPRQREANGLKDNQIHFSRPALLRLITEYTAEAGLRNLEREIGSICRKVARRFAEDRQKSAVRVTEAAVERFLGAPRFLPEEERDQNEVGVATGLAWTEVGGDVLYIEVNTMKGKGALTLTGHLGDVMKESAQAALSYARSRAEELGIDPAFFESHDIHVHVPAGAIPKDGPSAGVTMAVALISALTKRPVSKDVAMTGELTLRGKVLPIGGLKEKVLAAVRHHIGTVLMPQRNEKDLEDIPAHLRKKVKLVPVRTMADVLKAALVDKT